The following are encoded together in the Streptomyces flavofungini genome:
- a CDS encoding NAD(P)H-binding protein, whose amino-acid sequence MIVVTGATGNVGRALVSQLTADRVPVRALTRDPARARLPEGAEVVRFAGPGEPEAMAAQFAGASALFLHLAAGGEGAPALLAAAREGGVEHVVVLSSIIVDHDEAAEHPIHVVHSELERHVRESGLGWTMLRPGAFGTNSLQWAPQVRAGDTVRGPFGDAVSAPVHEADIAAVATVALRDPAGHNGAVYSLTGPEGITTREQIHAVGRAVGRELRFEEIAPDQVPAEMFPHVAPELLPALLKSIGDSVGTRPDVTTTVADVTGRPARTFARWAEDHADEFRASA is encoded by the coding sequence GTGATCGTCGTGACCGGTGCCACCGGCAACGTAGGCCGCGCTCTCGTCTCCCAGCTCACCGCCGACCGGGTGCCGGTCCGCGCCCTGACGCGGGACCCGGCCCGCGCGCGGCTGCCGGAGGGGGCCGAGGTGGTGCGGTTCGCGGGGCCGGGTGAACCGGAGGCCATGGCCGCGCAGTTCGCGGGCGCCTCGGCGTTGTTCCTGCATCTGGCGGCGGGGGGCGAGGGCGCGCCGGCGCTGCTCGCGGCCGCGCGGGAGGGCGGGGTCGAGCACGTCGTGGTGCTGTCGTCGATCATCGTCGACCACGACGAGGCCGCCGAGCACCCCATCCACGTCGTGCACTCCGAGCTGGAACGGCACGTCCGGGAGAGCGGCCTCGGCTGGACGATGCTGCGGCCCGGCGCGTTCGGCACCAACTCGCTGCAGTGGGCGCCGCAGGTCCGCGCGGGCGACACGGTCCGCGGGCCGTTCGGCGATGCCGTGTCCGCGCCGGTCCACGAGGCCGACATCGCGGCCGTCGCCACCGTGGCGCTGCGGGACCCCGCGGGGCACAACGGCGCCGTGTACTCCCTGACCGGCCCGGAGGGCATCACCACACGGGAGCAGATCCACGCGGTGGGCCGGGCGGTCGGGCGGGAGCTCCGCTTCGAGGAGATAGCGCCGGACCAGGTGCCCGCGGAGATGTTCCCGCACGTCGCGCCGGAGCTGCTGCCCGCCCTGCTGAAGTCCATCGGTGACAGCGTCGGCACGCGACCGGACGTGACGACGACGGTGGCGGACGTCACGGGCCGCCCGGCGCGGACGTTCGCGCGGTGGGCCGAGGACCACGCGGACGAATTCCGCGCGTCCGCCTGA
- a CDS encoding helix-turn-helix domain-containing protein has protein sequence MYHTWMRYFTPSPVHHRLGLVCLGVGLQHGTLPAVGPRALDHHVALVISSGSGWFRAPDGRRRAVTAPALIWLSPGVPHHYGADPETGWDECFVDFTGPATTTYTELGYIEPDRPVVPLADPDGARAVVGRIARAARRGNPLLEVETSAAVHELLVALRRARADIAPDGDPVLQSLARDAFKALSVTEHAARHGMTPAELRTAVRRGAGCSPKDYLLGIRLGRAKELLAATELPVAAVARRVGYDDPAYFSRLFTRRVGMAPVRFREQQGRAVPGGWSQQVPDPERPPTLSSFDGTAASGGGGAGT, from the coding sequence ATGTACCACACCTGGATGCGGTATTTCACGCCGAGCCCGGTCCATCACCGCCTCGGCCTGGTCTGTCTGGGCGTGGGCCTGCAGCACGGCACGCTGCCCGCCGTGGGGCCCCGCGCCCTGGATCACCACGTGGCCCTGGTGATCAGTTCGGGCAGCGGCTGGTTCCGGGCGCCGGACGGGCGCCGCAGGGCGGTCACGGCGCCCGCGTTGATCTGGCTGTCGCCGGGGGTGCCGCACCACTACGGCGCCGATCCGGAGACGGGCTGGGACGAGTGCTTCGTGGACTTCACGGGGCCCGCCACGACGACGTACACGGAGCTGGGCTACATCGAGCCGGACCGGCCGGTGGTGCCGCTCGCCGACCCGGACGGGGCGCGGGCCGTCGTCGGGCGCATCGCCCGTGCCGCGCGGCGGGGCAATCCGCTGCTCGAGGTCGAGACGAGCGCGGCCGTCCACGAGCTGCTCGTGGCGTTGCGCCGGGCGCGGGCGGACATCGCGCCGGACGGGGACCCGGTGCTCCAGTCCCTGGCCAGGGACGCGTTCAAGGCGCTTTCGGTGACGGAGCACGCGGCCCGGCACGGCATGACGCCCGCGGAGCTGCGCACGGCGGTGCGCAGGGGCGCCGGGTGCAGTCCGAAGGACTATCTCCTCGGCATCCGGCTGGGCCGGGCCAAGGAGCTGCTCGCGGCGACGGAGCTGCCGGTGGCCGCGGTGGCGCGGCGGGTGGGGTATGACGATCCGGCGTACTTCTCGCGACTGTTCACGCGTCGTGTCGGGATGGCGCCGGTGCGGTTCCGGGAGCAGCAGGGGCGGGCGGTGCCGGGTGGCTGGTCGCAGCAGGTGCCGGATCCGGAGCGGCCGCCGACGCTCTCTTCGTTCGACGGCACGGCCGCTTCGGGGGGCGGGGGTGCGGGCACGTAG
- the pepN gene encoding aminopeptidase N, with product MPVLTRDEAQTRARLLDVRRYEIALDLTTGEDTFDSRTVITFRAAADGDTFVELKPARLRSVTLDGVPLDPADLADNRLPLRGLTAGEHELRVEASMRYSRTGEGMHRFTDPSDGETYVYTQLFMEDVQRVFAAFDQPDLKAVFELGVRAPKGWSVLANGVTEHVGGGEWRAAATPPLSTYLVAVAAGPWHSVRTEHRGLPFGLHCRRSLAQHLDADADELFDITRACFDRYEEKFTEPYPFDSYDQAFVPEFNAGAMENPGLVTFRDDYVYRSAVTDTERQLRGMVVAHEMAHMWFGDLVTLRWWDDIWLNESFAEYMGYQTLSEATRFTDTWVDFAVARKPWGYDADQRPSTHPVAPDPDAVPDTASAMLNFDGISYAKGASALRQLVAWLGEKDFLAGINAHFARHRFGNATLADFIDNLASTTDRDVHGWARSWLRTTGVDVFTPTVTHGGREWTLSLERDGSRPHRVAVGVFDRDLSDGKALVLRERYETDVPEQGAPVARDGGRPALIVPNDHDLTYAKIRLDAVSQETVLTSLSGVPDPLTRAVLWNTLRDMVRDGDLAPGVFLAAARAHLPAESDLALVSGVLPFASAVVAGRYTPPDGRGAALAVLDALCQDVIRRTEDGSHPGLRLVAVRGLIDASTQPEPLTTWLSQGAVPGGPELDPELRWRVLGRLAVLGATDEDAIAAELRRDPSATGQEGAARCRAALPDAGAKRAAWDAMFGSDELSNYLFTATAQGFWQPEQDAVVRTYVPRFFEDAVALAARRGPAIAEAAGRYAFPVFAVDEDTLRLGGQCLERTDVLPALRRRLVDQLDDLERALRVRRSAEGV from the coding sequence ATGCCCGTACTGACGCGCGACGAAGCGCAGACCCGAGCCCGGCTCCTCGATGTCCGGCGGTACGAGATCGCCCTGGATCTCACGACCGGCGAGGACACCTTCGATTCCCGCACGGTGATCACGTTCAGGGCCGCCGCGGACGGGGACACCTTCGTCGAGCTGAAGCCCGCCCGCCTGCGTTCCGTCACGCTCGACGGCGTTCCCCTCGACCCCGCGGACCTGGCCGACAACCGGCTGCCGCTGCGGGGGCTCACGGCGGGTGAGCACGAGCTGCGGGTCGAGGCGTCGATGCGCTACTCCCGCACCGGCGAGGGCATGCACCGCTTCACGGACCCGAGCGACGGTGAGACGTACGTCTACACACAGTTGTTCATGGAGGACGTGCAGCGGGTGTTCGCGGCCTTCGACCAGCCCGATCTGAAGGCGGTGTTCGAGCTCGGCGTGCGGGCGCCCAAGGGCTGGTCGGTGCTCGCGAACGGCGTGACCGAGCATGTGGGCGGGGGCGAGTGGCGGGCGGCCGCGACGCCGCCGCTCTCGACGTATCTCGTGGCGGTCGCCGCGGGGCCCTGGCACTCGGTGCGCACCGAGCACCGGGGGCTGCCCTTCGGCCTGCACTGCCGTCGTTCGCTGGCGCAGCACCTGGACGCCGACGCCGACGAGCTGTTCGACATCACGCGGGCGTGCTTCGACCGGTACGAGGAGAAGTTCACCGAGCCCTACCCCTTCGACTCCTACGACCAGGCGTTCGTCCCCGAGTTCAACGCGGGTGCCATGGAGAACCCGGGTCTGGTCACCTTCCGCGACGACTACGTGTACCGCTCGGCGGTCACCGATACCGAGCGGCAGCTCCGCGGCATGGTCGTCGCGCACGAGATGGCGCACATGTGGTTCGGCGACCTGGTGACGCTGCGGTGGTGGGACGACATCTGGCTGAACGAGTCGTTCGCGGAGTACATGGGCTATCAGACGCTGAGCGAGGCGACGCGCTTCACCGACACCTGGGTCGACTTCGCCGTCGCCCGCAAGCCGTGGGGCTACGACGCCGACCAGCGCCCGTCCACGCACCCCGTGGCGCCGGATCCGGACGCGGTGCCCGACACGGCGTCGGCGATGCTCAACTTCGACGGGATCTCCTACGCCAAGGGCGCGAGCGCGCTGCGGCAGCTCGTCGCGTGGCTGGGCGAGAAGGACTTCCTCGCGGGCATCAACGCGCACTTCGCGCGGCACAGGTTCGGCAACGCCACGCTCGCCGACTTCATCGACAACCTCGCCTCGACCACGGACCGTGACGTGCACGGCTGGGCGCGGTCGTGGCTGCGGACGACCGGTGTGGACGTGTTCACGCCGACCGTCACACACGGCGGCCGGGAGTGGACGCTGTCCCTGGAGCGGGACGGCAGCCGTCCGCACCGGGTGGCGGTCGGGGTGTTCGACCGTGATCTGTCGGACGGGAAGGCGCTGGTGCTGCGCGAGCGGTACGAGACGGACGTGCCGGAGCAGGGGGCTCCGGTGGCGCGTGACGGGGGCAGGCCCGCCCTGATCGTGCCCAACGACCACGACTTGACGTACGCGAAGATCCGGCTCGACGCGGTGTCCCAGGAGACCGTCCTCACGTCCCTGTCGGGGGTGCCGGACCCGCTGACGCGGGCGGTGCTGTGGAACACGCTGCGGGACATGGTGCGCGACGGCGATCTGGCGCCCGGTGTGTTCCTGGCGGCGGCGCGGGCGCATCTGCCCGCGGAGAGCGACCTGGCCCTCGTCTCCGGTGTCCTGCCGTTCGCGTCGGCTGTCGTCGCCGGGCGCTACACCCCGCCGGACGGCCGCGGCGCCGCCCTGGCGGTCCTGGACGCGCTGTGCCAGGACGTGATCCGGCGTACGGAGGACGGTTCGCACCCGGGGCTGCGGCTGGTGGCGGTGCGGGGGCTCATCGACGCGTCGACGCAGCCGGAGCCGCTGACGACGTGGCTGTCGCAGGGGGCCGTGCCGGGCGGGCCCGAACTGGACCCCGAGCTGCGCTGGCGGGTCCTGGGCAGGCTGGCGGTGCTCGGCGCGACGGATGAGGACGCCATCGCCGCCGAGCTCCGCAGGGACCCGAGCGCGACCGGTCAGGAGGGGGCCGCGCGCTGCCGGGCGGCGCTGCCGGACGCGGGCGCGAAGCGGGCGGCGTGGGATGCGATGTTCGGCTCCGACGAGCTGTCCAACTACCTGTTCACCGCGACCGCGCAGGGCTTCTGGCAGCCCGAGCAGGACGCGGTCGTCCGCACGTACGTGCCGCGGTTCTTCGAGGACGCGGTGGCGCTCGCCGCCCGCCGCGGGCCCGCCATCGCCGAGGCCGCCGGACGGTACGCGTTCCCGGTGTTCGCCGTCGACGAGGACACGCTGCGCCTGGGCGGGCAGTGCCTGGAGCGCACCGATGTGCTGCCCGCCCTCCGGCGCCGGCTCGTGGACCAACTGGACGACCTGGAGCGGGCGTTGCGGGTGCGCCGGAGCGCCGAGGGGGTGTGA
- a CDS encoding glycoside hydrolase family 35 protein codes for MDARHHVADDGTGTRGDSFRVGADDFELDGRPVRLLSGALHYFRVHEAQWGHRLAMLRAMGLNCVETYVPWNLHEPRPGELHDVTALGRFLDAAHAAGLWAIVRPGPYICAEWDNGGLPHWLTAEAGSRVRTRDAAYLAHVERWFARLLPQVVSRQHDRGGPVIMVQVENEYGSYGSDQVYLRRLTDLLRAHGVTAELCTSDGPEDHMLTGGSVPGVLATVNFGSAARDGFATLRRHRPKGPLMCMEFWCGWFDHWGAEPVLRDPADAAAALREILDLGASVNLYMAHGGTNFAGWAGANRAGGTLHDGRLQPDVTSYDYDAPIDERGRPTEKFWLFRDILAAYADGPLPEVPATPAALAAPATTRLTDRVPLDTLADHLGTPETDHAVPPTFEELGVDRGLVRYTLDLPGPRQPYPLSVRGLRDRAVAYVDGTRAGVLTEDTPTLPDPVPGPARVTLWTESLGRVNYGPRLGEAKGITGGVLHERQYVHGVRAVGLPLGAFDDADAVRRLPTDTAAPGAAGLYRGTLDVRGPGDAALELPGWGRGFAWINGFCLGRYWNAGPQLALHVPGPVLREGTNEVWVLEVEGEAGERLVRLT; via the coding sequence ATGGACGCCAGGCACCACGTGGCAGACGACGGCACCGGCACGCGCGGCGACAGCTTCCGGGTGGGCGCGGACGACTTCGAACTCGACGGACGGCCGGTGCGGCTGCTCTCGGGGGCGCTGCACTACTTCCGGGTGCACGAGGCCCAGTGGGGGCACCGGCTCGCGATGCTGCGGGCCATGGGCCTCAACTGCGTCGAGACGTACGTCCCCTGGAACCTGCACGAACCCCGCCCCGGCGAACTCCACGACGTCACGGCCCTCGGCCGCTTCCTCGACGCCGCCCACGCCGCGGGCCTGTGGGCCATCGTCCGCCCCGGCCCCTACATCTGCGCCGAGTGGGACAACGGCGGCCTGCCGCACTGGCTGACCGCCGAGGCCGGCAGCCGCGTCCGCACCCGCGACGCGGCCTACCTCGCGCACGTCGAACGCTGGTTCGCCCGCCTCCTGCCCCAGGTCGTGTCCCGGCAACACGACCGCGGCGGCCCCGTGATCATGGTGCAGGTCGAGAACGAGTACGGCAGCTACGGCTCCGACCAGGTCTATCTGCGCCGCCTCACCGACCTCCTCCGCGCCCACGGCGTCACCGCGGAACTGTGCACCTCCGACGGCCCCGAGGACCACATGCTGACCGGCGGCAGCGTCCCCGGCGTCCTCGCCACCGTGAACTTCGGCTCCGCCGCCCGCGACGGCTTCGCCACCCTCCGCCGCCACCGCCCCAAGGGCCCCCTGATGTGCATGGAGTTCTGGTGCGGCTGGTTCGACCACTGGGGCGCCGAACCCGTCCTGCGCGACCCCGCCGACGCCGCGGCCGCCCTCCGCGAGATCCTCGACCTCGGCGCCTCCGTCAACCTCTACATGGCCCACGGCGGCACCAACTTCGCCGGCTGGGCGGGCGCGAACCGGGCCGGCGGCACCCTCCACGACGGCCGCCTGCAACCCGACGTCACCTCCTACGACTACGACGCGCCCATCGACGAACGAGGCCGCCCCACGGAGAAGTTCTGGCTCTTCCGCGACATCCTCGCCGCCTACGCCGACGGCCCCCTGCCCGAGGTCCCGGCCACCCCGGCCGCACTCGCCGCCCCCGCCACGACCCGCCTCACCGACCGGGTGCCCCTCGACACCCTCGCCGACCACCTCGGCACCCCCGAGACCGACCACGCCGTCCCACCCACCTTCGAGGAACTCGGCGTCGACCGCGGCCTGGTCCGCTACACCCTCGACCTGCCGGGACCCCGGCAGCCCTACCCCCTGTCCGTGCGCGGCCTGCGCGACCGCGCCGTCGCGTACGTCGACGGGACCCGGGCCGGAGTCCTCACCGAGGACACCCCCACCCTCCCCGACCCCGTCCCCGGGCCCGCCCGCGTGACCCTCTGGACCGAGTCGCTCGGCCGCGTCAACTACGGGCCCCGGCTCGGCGAGGCCAAGGGCATCACCGGGGGCGTCCTCCACGAACGGCAGTACGTGCACGGGGTGCGGGCCGTCGGGCTGCCCCTGGGCGCCTTCGACGACGCCGACGCCGTCCGCCGCCTGCCCACCGACACGGCGGCCCCCGGGGCGGCCGGGCTCTACCGCGGCACCCTCGACGTGCGCGGGCCCGGCGACGCCGCCCTCGAACTCCCCGGCTGGGGGCGCGGCTTCGCCTGGATCAACGGCTTCTGCCTCGGCCGCTACTGGAACGCCGGGCCGCAGCTCGCCCTCCATGTGCCCGGGCCCGTGCTGCGGGAGGGGACCAACGAGGTGTGGGTGCTCGAAGTCGAGGGGGAGGCGGGGGAGAGGCTGGTGCGGCTGACCTGA
- a CDS encoding pyridoxal phosphate-dependent decarboxylase family protein, translating into MSSPPPLAGGPRGPDALRPLLATVLDVLAAGAQARGGPLPPGGPGAVAARVGQAAGDLLPEHGTGAEEALRALVGAVGEGAADPANPLCAAHLHCPPLALAVAADLAASALNPSMDSWDQAPAASALEALLTETIATEVHGDGGDALVTTGGTESNQLALLLAREQAAAHGHPLHLLVGANAHHSLRRAAWLLGLPEPVTVPAPAGVLDPAALDEALSELPGGRGHFLVTATAGTTDAGLIDPLTDIADLCASHGARLHVDAAYGAGLLFSDTRRNKLHGLDRADSVALDLHKLGWQPAAAGLLTVRDPADTAVLTHRADYLNADDDTEAGLPDLLGRSLRTTRRPDALKIAVTLKALGRAGLGDLVDQVCDHAREFADLVADHPGFELYDKPAISTVLFRPTDADDDHIARVRRKLLGDGTAVLGRAQLDGRRWLKVTLLNPYTRTEDLAALLALVEGATPR; encoded by the coding sequence ATGAGCAGCCCCCCGCCCCTCGCCGGCGGACCCCGAGGCCCCGACGCCCTGCGGCCGCTGCTCGCCACGGTCCTCGACGTGCTGGCGGCCGGCGCCCAGGCCCGCGGCGGCCCCCTGCCGCCCGGCGGTCCGGGCGCCGTGGCGGCCAGGGTCGGACAGGCGGCGGGCGACCTCCTGCCGGAACACGGCACCGGCGCCGAGGAAGCGCTGCGCGCACTCGTGGGCGCCGTGGGCGAGGGCGCGGCGGACCCCGCGAACCCCCTGTGCGCCGCACACCTGCACTGCCCACCCCTGGCCCTCGCCGTAGCGGCCGACCTCGCCGCGTCCGCCCTGAACCCGTCCATGGACTCCTGGGACCAGGCCCCCGCCGCGTCCGCCCTCGAAGCACTCCTCACCGAGACGATCGCCACCGAAGTCCACGGCGACGGGGGCGACGCCCTCGTCACCACCGGCGGCACCGAGTCCAACCAACTCGCCCTCCTCCTGGCCCGCGAACAGGCCGCCGCCCACGGCCACCCCCTGCACCTCCTCGTCGGCGCCAACGCCCACCACTCCCTGCGCCGCGCCGCCTGGCTCCTCGGCCTGCCCGAGCCCGTCACCGTGCCCGCCCCCGCCGGCGTACTCGACCCGGCCGCCCTCGACGAGGCACTCAGTGAACTCCCCGGCGGGCGCGGCCACTTCCTCGTCACCGCCACCGCGGGCACCACCGACGCCGGCCTCATCGACCCCCTCACCGACATCGCCGACCTGTGCGCGAGCCACGGCGCCCGCCTGCACGTCGACGCCGCCTACGGCGCCGGCCTGCTCTTCAGCGACACCCGCCGGAACAAGCTCCACGGCCTCGACCGCGCCGACAGCGTCGCCCTCGACCTGCACAAACTCGGCTGGCAACCAGCGGCAGCCGGACTCCTCACCGTCCGCGACCCCGCCGACACCGCCGTCCTCACCCACCGCGCCGACTACCTCAACGCCGACGACGACACCGAAGCCGGACTGCCCGACCTCCTCGGCCGCTCCCTGCGCACCACCCGCCGCCCCGACGCCCTGAAGATCGCCGTCACCCTCAAGGCCCTCGGCCGCGCCGGGCTCGGTGACCTGGTCGACCAAGTCTGCGACCATGCGAGGGAGTTCGCCGACCTCGTCGCCGACCACCCCGGCTTCGAGCTGTACGACAAACCGGCCATCAGCACCGTCCTGTTCCGGCCCACCGACGCCGACGACGACCACATCGCCCGCGTACGGAGGAAACTCC
- a CDS encoding chorismate mutase — MTTRHTSDDSGAAGAGAGDAVDPAVRAELSRLRDSIDNIDAAVVHMLAERFKCTQQVGHLKANHQLPPADPAREARQIARLRELAENAKLDPAFAEKFLNFIIAEVIRHHESIADGAR, encoded by the coding sequence ATGACCACACGCCACACCAGTGACGACAGCGGCGCGGCCGGGGCCGGTGCGGGGGACGCCGTGGACCCCGCGGTGCGCGCGGAGCTCTCGCGGCTGCGGGACAGCATCGACAACATCGACGCGGCCGTCGTCCACATGCTCGCCGAGCGCTTCAAGTGCACGCAGCAGGTCGGCCACCTCAAGGCCAACCATCAGTTGCCGCCCGCCGACCCGGCGCGGGAGGCCCGGCAGATCGCGCGGCTGCGGGAGCTGGCGGAGAACGCGAAGCTCGATCCGGCGTTCGCGGAGAAGTTCCTGAACTTCATCATCGCGGAGGTCATCCGCCATCACGAGAGCATCGCGGACGGCGCCCGCTGA